Genomic DNA from Pseudomonas fluorescens:
AGCACGATGCCCGCCAGGAGCCGCAGTTTCAGGACTTCCCCCAATAACGCGAATGCCAGGACGAGGGTAAACGGTGCCGCCAATTGATAAATGATCGCCGAGGTAGAGGCGTCTACCCGGGCGATACCGCAATACAGCAAACCGAAATGCAAGGTCCCGGTAATCGTGGCGATCAGGGCCACGGACGCAAACTGTTCACGTTTGACGCGCTTGAGCAGCGGCAGGAGAAACAGCGCCATGATCGCGTAGCGCATGGCGACCATGAGGATAGGCGGCAACTCGGCGCCGCCGATTTTCACTGCAGTGACCTGCGCGCCCCAGAGAAACGCGACCAGTAACGCGAGCAATGAGTCTTTCAATGGCATGACAGTTATCCCTTCTGAAATTGAATGGGCCGCAGGATTCTTTCCGGCTTGCCTGTCGCAAGGGCTGGGGGGTTAAGTCGACAGTGATGCTCGCAGAGCCGGTCCAATGTCTCGCGCAGGGCCTGTTCCGCTTCAGGATCGTGGGCCAGTTGGGTCTGGAAGCACGGCGGAAATCCCGAGCCGACCAGAATCATTTTGTTGAGCAGCACGTTCAGCGCGACCTGGGAGAAAACCGCCGTGTGTCCATAGCGTCGGCCGACGACCGCAATTGCCGCGAGTTTGTCGCGCAGCGGACGCTCCCGAGGCCGCAGGAAGCCATAGCCGACTCGCTCCAGAAACGCCTGGAAGCGACTGTTGGTGCCGTAGGCATGCATGACGGGGAGATAGAGCACCGCATCGGCGCGGTCCAGCCGCGCCACCAACTGCCCGACGTCGTCCTGCACTTGGCAGTCCTGGTCGGAACAGGCGTTGTCGGCGTCGCAGTAGTCGATCCGGTAATCCTTGAGCCAGATGTCATCGACCGCGACCTCCTCGCCCAGGTGGCGGCGCACCAGCGCCACCACCCGTGCACTGACACCACAAGGTCGGCTTGACCCGACAATGATGGTCAGATTCATGATTCAGGACGCCTCCCGCAACCCTTCTTCGCCAGCCAGGTAGGCGCGCAAAGCCTCTTCCATCAACTGCCCGGTCAGCCAGAGCGTGACGCGTGCCACTTCCTTGATCTGACGACGATCTGCTTCGGTCTTCACCGCACGCTGCATCGCCATACGCACTTCCTCGGCGTGCTTCTCGTCGATGGTCGAGTGGGCGACGAAGAAGGTCATCTGCTCATCCTTCAAGCCCAGGTCGGCACGGAACCGTTCCAGGATCGGTTGGATGTGCTCGTAGACGTCCTCGGCCCAGTAGCTGTAGCCCAGGCGAGCGATCGGCCCCTTGCGGATGGCCACATCGTTGAGAAAGGCGATCAGTGCCTGGGTCGGCGCCAGGGGCGCCGGCATGGCTTGCGGCAACAGCCCGACCGACTCCAGGTCACGCAGCACCATGCGCTCGTGGCCCAGCTCTTCCAAGGCGTGCTTGTAGACGAAGCGCAACAGCGTCGTTTCCTCTGGATCGGCACTGAAGGCGCAGGCGGCCTGGTTCACCGAGTTGTAGCGGGTGTAGTGGTAGACCTGCAGCATGAGCTGTTGGTAGAGGGCTGGCGGCGTTGGGTTGTCCAGGCTGAATTTCCAGTAGGCGCCCTGCTTGATCTGGGCCCAGCCCGCGTCGACGATAGCGTCGAGTTCCTTGAAGAATGCTTGCATTTCAATTGGCTCCTTTAACATTGAGGTAAACACTTTCGAGTTCCAGGTACACGAGGCTGTAGCGCCGCTCGACCTGTTCCCCGGTCCAGGTAACGTCATCCACCAGCACGCGCCCGCCCAGGCCGACATAGAGCGCAGCCAATTGGCCGCGGCACAGTGCCGAGATGAATCGCAGGTGAGTGTTGGCTTTCAGCCAAATGGCCGCTTGCAGGAGAAACATGCACAGGTGCCGACCGCCGCGGTATCGCTCGTCCAGCACCAGGCGATTGGCATCGAAGGCATCCGTCGATTGTTCGAAATAGGCCTGCACGTCGACCGCTCGCTCGACGAAGCTCAGGCCATGACCCAGCGGCGTGACGCGCAACGTCCCGACCACTTCGTCCTTGTCCAGGTAGACCAGGTGATAGGACAAGGCGTCGCGCACCTGCTCCCTTCGCTCGAAGTCGTCCTCCCGTGCCGGGTTGGTCCCCAGGTAGCGACTCCTGAGTTGCCTGACGGACTCGAACAGTTCATTGGCGTTGTCAATCACGCGAACAGACAGGCTCATCGCTGACCTCACTGGCCTTGACGCTGATCGACGATGCGCGCTTCTTTCCAGCTGAACCAACTGCCAAGGTTCACATGCTCGGCCAGATCGCCCACCACCATGACCGTGGCATCGACCCCAAGCCGTTCGCGCAGGCGCTCCTTGATCAGCAGCACCAGACGTCCACGATCGCCTTCGAAGAAGCGCGACATTTCCAGCTTGGCGATGACGGTGTCGCGATCATTGGCGCGACTGAGGATGATCTGGTAACCAAGGCATTGTTCGACGCCTTCAAGCAGCGCCTGCTCGATCTGTGCGGCCGAGAAGGCGCGATCGTTCAGTTGCACGGCATCCTTCACCCGACCGACGACCTTGACGGTCTGGCGCATCGATTGCGCATAGCCGGGGCGCGACTGGATCGAGACCAGATCGCCCGTGCGGTAGCGAATCAACGGCTTGCTGCCGGGAATCAGCATGGTCACGCACAACTCACCGTCGCCGGTGCAGCCCAGGCTTTCCCCGGACTTGGGATCGAGCACCTCGATGATGTAGTTGAGGCGATGCGGCACCAACTGGTCGTTGGCGTTGCAGGCCGCGATGATCATCGCTTCCTGGGAGCCATACAGGCTGTTGTAGGCCTGCGCACCCCACAGGCTGTAGAGGTTGTTCTTCAACGCAGGGGTGCACAGCTCGCCGCTCATCATGAACGCGCGCAGGGCGAAGTCCTCGCGTGGGTTCAAGCCTTGGCGCTCGGCTTCCTTGGCCATGGCCAGCAAGAGCCCCGGCGCCGATGCGAGCACGCCGATCCGCAGGTCCTTGAGCAGTTGCAGTGCCTTGGGCCAACCGATCACCGGTGAGTGCGGCCAGATCTTGGCATTGCACAGGTCGAGCTGGGTGCAGACATCGCCCAGGGTGTCACCGAAGGAATGGACCTCGGTAGGTCCCATGATGCCGACCACGGTCTTTTCGCCTGGGAAATGCTTTTCGATCACGGCCTGGTAGGCCATGGCCAGTTGGCGATTGCTCGCGTAGCTCTCCTTGCGGTCTCGCGGGCATGGCGTGGCGGGCCCGGTGGTCCCCGTGGTCTCGTAATAGAAGATGCTGTCTTCCAGCGGGCCGGACAAAATGTCGAAGCCTGCTTCGCGCAGATCATCCTTGGTCGTGAATGGCAAGGTGGCGAGGTCATCCAAGGTCAGCGAACGCTCGTCGACCTGGGCAAGGTGCCTGGAATAGAACGGCGAGGACCGCTTCACGTGGCCGACCACTTCCCGCAACTGTGCCTGGTGCCAGGCCGCCAGCTCGGCGTCGCTGAGGACGTCGGTCCAATAGGCATGATGAATCGGATCGTACCGCTTCTTGAATGTCTCTAAATGCTCTTTCATTTCAGCCGCTCAGGTTTGATGGGTTACTGGAACTCAACGGCCGCTACGTTAGTAACAGAACTTATAAATACCCAGCTGCGCTATCTCGCAGTTGTGCGCGCACGAGTTTCTTGTTAAAAGCACGCGCGGTTACATACGCGTAGGGATAGCTCTGTCGACATTCAGAAATGAATGAAAGATTAATATGCCCTCAGCAGTTGACAGGCCCCAGGGCACGCTGGTAATTTCGCCGCACTGCCCATTATTCCCGCAGTGCTTAGCCAAGACTGGGATGTCTAAAAATGTACTATCACCTTTCTGCTATCAGTTCCTCCCACAGCTATCCCGACAGCTGTTCCCGGGCCATTCTGGCCATCTTCAAAAGCAATATCTGGCGTCGCTAATCTAGCGAAGACCGGAGCCTGTCTGCTGCCTGCCAGCAACGTCCTGATCTTTCCCCTCTGAAATCGAAGGCGCTCGCGCCTTGTGTCCTGCGCAACAATTGGCTGCAATCCATTGCAAGCTTTTTAGTGCGCGCGACATGAACAGCGTCCGTCCCGTCTATTCAGAATATCCCTCAACACGTATTTAAAGTGCCTGCGCGCTTTATATTCCCGTGGCGCTCTCTTAATCGAGCGCCTGAATCGTTACACCTTGAATATGGTATTAACCGTGAATAAAAATTTAATTGGCGTGAATGTTCTTCGCCGTGAAGAACGTCGACCTACGGATGCACTTGGCATATATGCAAATGCACGGGAACAACTGGGTCGCGAGTCTGTTTTCATTCTTGAATCACTGTCCGGCCCAAGCCGTGATCGCCGGGCGACGATCGTCGGGCTCGAACCGCTTTTCGAAGTGCGTATCGATGAGGGCCAGGCCCAACTGCGAGGCTGCGCCGCCCTGTGTGAACATTTGTCCGCCAGCCTGCGGCAAGCGGGCATGCAGGTCGATCCGGAACACAAGATCCATCTACCCGACAGCGAGGCTGCGTGGAACCTGCTCCGGGCGATCCAGGCAACGTTCCAACCGGCGTCCAATGCCCCTTCCAGCCTGGCCTTCTTCGGCTATTTCTCCTACGACTGCGTTCGCCTGATCGAGCGACTTCCCGATCTGGCCAAACAGACCTACGACTACCCGCTCATTGCCCTGTCGGTCTATCAGACCCTGGTTTATTTCCACAGCAATGGCATCGTCGAAACCCTGATCAATAACCACGATCTCTGGTCGCCCCGCACGTTGGAGGACTACCCCTTCCTGAGCTCAACCCCGGCATCCGAGGCGCTGGCCCCGCTACCGTACCCCGAGGGCTTCGAGGAAGAGCGCACGGTGACCCCGGAGCAATTCGTCGAGCGTGTCGAAGTGGCGATGGAGCACATCCGCGCCGGCGACGTCTACCAGATCCAGCTCGGTCATGAGATTCGCATCCGCTCGCAGGTTTCGCCGTTCGATGTGTACCAGAACCTGCGCCTGCGCAACCCTTCCCCCTACATGTACCTGGCCCACGTAGGCGGCATCGACCTGATCGGCGCCAGCCCCGAGCTATTCGTCAGGATCAAGGACGACTTGATCGAGATGCGCCCGATCGCCGGCACCGTGGGCAAGAAGCCTGGCGTCGATCCGACTCAGTTGGTCCTGGAGCTGACCCGCTCCGAGAAGGAGCGCGCCGAACACCTGATGCTCATCGACCTGTGTCGCAACGATATCGGTCGCGTGTGCCAGGCCGGCTCGCTGGAGGTCGATGAGTTCATGCTGGTGGAAGAGTACTCGCACCTCTACCACATGGTGTCGAACGTTCGCGGCCTGCTGCGCCCGGGCCTGGATGCCTTCGACGTGATCAAGGCCTCGTTCCCCGCGGGCACCATGTCCGGCGCGCCCAAGGTCAGGGCGATGGAGTTGATCGAGGGGATGGAAAGCAACCGCCGGGGCATTTATGCCGGGGCCCTGGGCCTGGTCGGTTTCGATGGCAGCGTCAACACCGCATTGTGCATTCGCTCGACGGTCTTCGATGAGGGTACGTACCACTTGCGTGCATCCGCCGGAGTGGTGGCCGATTCGGTGCCAGAGCTTGAGTGGAAAGAGACGCTGTACAAGATGGGTTCCGTCTATCGGGCAGTGACCGGCCAGGAGATCGCACTGTGAAAGTATTCTTGATCGACGCCTATGACAGCTTCGTCTTCATCATCAGCCAATACCTGGAACAACTGGGGCTGGAAACCCACGTCGAGCGTCACGACGTACCGGACCTCATCCAGCGCATTGAAGCGTTCTCACCGGATTTCTGCGTGCTGGGCCCTGGGCCTGGGCATCCGGCCGATGTGGGCTACATCGAAGTGATCAGGCACTTTCAGGGACGCCTGCCGCTGCTGGGTGTGTGCCTGGGTCACCAGGCCATCGGCCTGGCCTTCGGTGCCCAGGTTTGCCGGGCTCCTCACGTGATGCACGGCAAGGTGAGCACAATCGAGAACGACGGCAAGGGCGTCTATGACCACACCCAGGCACAGGCGATTCGGGCGACCCGCTACCATTCGTTGATGATCAGCGAGCAGCCGTTACCCGACTGCCTGGAGATCACATCCAGATCCACGGACGACGGCTATGTCATGGGCGTGCGCCATCGCCACCTGCCGGTGGAAGGCGTGCAGTTCCACCCTGAAAGCATCCTCACCGAAAACGGCCTGGACCTGTTCCGCAGCTTCATCCGGTGTCACGTGCACAAGTGATCCATCCGGAAGGGGCATGCGCCCCTTCCTTCCCCGTACTGCGACTGCGTCATTCCTGCTACAACGAGAGCGATCCGTTTATGGACAAACACCACTCCCCCGCCTGCGGCCGGACCCAGGCCGAGCGTGCCGCTACGCTGGCCGCCTTCACGAGCCTCGCCAAGGATGCCAACCGTTGCGATTGGGAGCGCCTGCTGAACAAAGTGCTGCGCCAACTCGGCTTCGGCAGCTACCTCATCAGCCTCGGGCCGGCAACGCCGAGGGATACCGACCCTCTCGCTGGCCTCATCACCACCTTTCCCAAACGCTGGCTGGAACACTACCGCTGTGATGGGTTGATCGAGATCGACCCGATACTCAGGCACTGTCGACGCGAGCTGGTGCCGCTTTTCTGGGACAGCGAACGACGGCGCGCCCGGGGACGCTCCCGGCATTTCTGGGAGCAACGCGAGCTACACGGCCTGCGCAGCGGCGTGAGCATCCCACTGCGCTACGAAATGCTCAGGGGAACCTTGAGCGTGGCCTTCGACGACACACAGATCACCGAACAGAAGGGTTTTTCCAACCCTGCCGTCTACCAACTGTTCATGCTCATCCCCTACCTGCTCGCCGGGATACGACATCAATTGCAACGGCCTGCCCAACCGCGCCAGGACCTGACGCCCAAGGAAATGGACTGCCTGTACTGGGCCAGCGAAGGCAAGACCACCTGGGAAATCAGCCACATCCTGACCTGCTCCGAACGCACCATCGACTTCCACCTGCTCAATGCGCGACGCAAGTTGGGCTCGGTAAGCCGCCAACAGGCCGTCAGTGCTGCGGTGGCTTGTGGGTTGGTCATGCCGACCGTTGGAAGCGTGCACGATAGCGACCGGGGCTTTCGCCGGTCCATTTCTTGAAGGCACGATGGAAGGCGCTGGGCTCCTGAAAGCCAGTCTGCTCGGCGATGTCACTGATGCTGCTGCCGGTCTGGCGCAGCAGCTCGACGGCCAGCCCACGGCGGACCTCGTCCTTGATTTCCTGGAACGAACTTCCTTCGCGCTCCAAGCGTCGACGCAAGGTGCTGGGGCTCATCCGCAGGTCACTGGCGAAGGCTTCCAGGGTGGGCCACTGGCTGTAATGGCTGTGGCGCAGGCACTGATGAAGCCGGGTAGCCAGGCCATGCTGATTGCGAAAACGGATCACCAGCCATTGGGGCGCACTGCGCAGAAATACCTTGAGGGAGGCCAGGTCTTGAACGACTGGCAAGCGCAGGTAGCGGCTGGCAAATTCGATTTCCGTGCGCTCGGCGCCAAAGCTGAGGTTGGGCCCCCAGAGCAACGCATCGTCACTGAGGGACAGGCGCGACTGACGAAAGTCCGCGCGATCGATGGGAATGCGCCGCCCGCCCAGCCAACACAGCAGGCTGATCATCAGCACAAGGAAGGTTTCCTCACCAAAACGGCGGGCATCGGGATCCACCGAGCACGTCTGCAGACTGATCACCGCCCGCTTGCCGCGCACGCTGAGACTGCCGCGAAAATCCCGCAGGAACAATCCGAAGTTGCCCAGGCACTGGCGCAGGGCCTTGCCCAGATCGGGTTCCTGAATCAACCCCCGGCAAATCAGGGCAAAACTGCCGACCGGCATGCCGTGGGAATCCAGCTGGAAGAACTCGTCCTGCAGTTCACGAATCTGGATCAGCCACAAAGCGGCAAAAGCGCTCGCTGGAACCCGGGCCTCAGGCTGGCCCAGCAACGCCGGGTCGATGCCGGCCTCGGCCAGTATCGCCGCCAGCCGTTGAGGCTGGTCCCGCAGCGCGTGGATCATGGTGTGCACGAAGTAGACCGCGACCGAATCCTTTTCCCGCATAAACCCAGTTTCCCCACTTCCTCGATGGCAAAAAACGCCAGTATCGCTGAACAGTTATGGCATAGGCCCACCCAACGGCGACCTCTAGACTGGCGGCATTAAGGGGCCACGGCGCACCATCTGTCGAGCCCCACCAGCGGATCGCGTCCAGGGCCGGCCAGTGGCTGCACGCTGGGGCGCGCTTGAAAAAGGAAACACCCCACATGCATCTGCATACTATCGGCGTAATCGGCGCCGGCACCATGGGCAACGGCATTGCACAGGTCTGCGCCCTGGCCGGTTTCGAAGTGACCTTGCTGGACATTTCCACCAGCGCCCTGGAAAAAGCCCTGGCCACCGTGGCCAAGAACCTCGACCGGCAAATCGCCAAGCAGACCCTGAGCCAAGCGCAGAAAAACCTCGCCCTGGACAAGATTCGCACCAGCACCGACTACGCCAGCCTGGCCGGCGCACAACTGGTGATCGAGGCCGCCACCGAGAACCTGGAATTGAAACTGCGACTGCTGCAACAGGTCGCTTCTCAAGTCGGCAGCGACTGCGTGATCGCGTCCAACACTTCCTCGCTCTCGATCACCCAACTGGCCGCCGGCGTCAGTCATCCAGAGCGCTTTATCGGCCTGCACTTCTTCAACCCGGTGCCGGTGATGGGCCTGATCGAGGTGATTCGTGGCCTGCAGACCCACGACGCGACCCACGCCCTGGCCCTGGAAATGGCCCGGCGACTGGGCAAGACCGCGATCACCGCCGGCAACCGCCCAGGCTTCGTGGTCAACCGGATCCTGGTGCCGATGATCAACGAAGCCATCCTGGTCTTCCAGGAAGGCCTGGCCAGCGCCGAAGATATCGACGCGGGCATGCGCCTGGGCTGCAACCAGCCCATCGGGCCGTTGGCCCTGGCCGACCTGATCGGCCTGGACACCTTGCTGGCAATCCTTGAGGCCTTCTACGAAGGCTTCAACGACAGCAAATATCGCCCCGCTCCATTGCTCAAGGAAATGGTCGCCGCCGGCTACCTGGGACGCAAGTCCGGGCGGGGTTTCCATGCCTATGGCTGAGCGTTGCTCGCGCTTCGCCGAAAGCCGGGACAAGGCCTTGGAACTGTTCGCCAGCAAGGGCTTCGGCCAGGTCGGCATGCGAGAACTGGCGAGCCACCTGGGGCTGACGCCCGGCTCGCTGTATCACCACTACCCAAGCAAACAGCACCTGCTGGCCGACCTGATCGAGGAGTTTTTCGAAGAACTGCTGGCCACGCTCGGACGCATTGAACAGCAACCCCGGGACAAGCGCGGCAACCTGCAACGGTTGATCCGCGCCCACCTCAAGCTGCACCGGGAGATGCCCTGGCATTTTCGCCTGGTGGAGCGCGACAGCGGGTGCCTCAACCTCGAGCAACAACAGCGGGTGCAGCATTTACGCGAGCAATACGAACGGCGGCTGTTGCTGATGTTGGGAACGCCTCGGCGCCTCCCCTCCCGGGCAATAGCCGCAGCCGGCCACGCCATTGCCACCCTGCTCAACAGCGCGCCCAGTTGGCTGGCGCACCAACCCCTGGAGCAGCACGAACACGATGAGTTGCTGGAGAACCTGCTCGCTGGCGCCATAGAACGGCTGTTGGCGTCCAAGGTCGCCGCCGAACCGACATTGCGCGTCACCGCGGCCTGAGCCAAGCCCTCAGCGCAACTGCAAGGGGTCGACCAGGCCTGCGACAATCGCCATGCCCACCAGCTGCGGCAGGTTCTCGGCGCCCATGCGCTTCATGACCCGGGAACGATAGAGGTCGATGGTCCTGACATTGACCCCAAGCTGATCGGCGATTTCCCGGTTGGTGTAGCCCTGGACCAGAGGCAGCAACACGTCATTTTCCCTCGGGGTCAAGCTCTGAAGCCGCGCCTGCACCCGCGCCTGGCCCGCGCTGACGGTCTGGCTGTCGTCGGCCAGGCTCAAGGCCTGCTGCACGCTGTCGAGCAGCAATTGTTCGTTGTAGGGCTTTTCGATGAAATCATGGGCCCCGGCCTTGAACGCCCGCACCACAATCGGCACATCGGCATGCCCACTGACGAAGATCACCGGCAGGCGCAGCCCACGGTTGCGCATCTCTTCCTGGACGTTGAGCCCCCCCATGCCTGGCATGCGCACATCCAGCAGCACGCAACCATTGAGCGGGTTGTTGCAGGCCTCGAGAAACTCCCGGCCACTGGTGAACGAGAGGGCCCTGAGGCCCACGGACTCCAGCAGCCAGACCGTCGAATCGAGCATGCCTTGGTCATCGTCGACCACATACACCACCTGTTCCGCCACATCCATCATTGCCCTATTCCTCTTGTTGTCGGACCACGCCGGCCAGGGTCGGCCCCGGCAAGTTGCAGCGCATCTGCAAGCCCACGGCCAAGGGCCGGGCCTGCAACTCGCCCCCGAAACCTTCGATGATGCTGCGGCTCATGGACAACCCCAACCCCAGGCCATTGACCTTGCTGGAATAGAACGGGGTGAAAATCTGCTCCAGTTGCGCCGTCGGCACGCCGTGTCCCTGGTCGCTGACGCTGACCTGCACCCCGCCGTCAGCCCCAGGCTCGACCGCCAAGACAATCTGCGACGGCTGGCCGGGATGGGCCTCGCGATTGGCCTCGATGGCGTTGCGCAGCAGGTTGAGCAGCACCTGCTCCAGCAGCACCCGGTCGGCATAGACCAGCGGCAGATTATCCGGCAACCGCTCCACGATCTCTACCTGACAACTGCTAGCTTCCCAGAGGCACAGGCGCGTGGTTGCCCGGGCAACGTCACTGAGGTCCAAGGCCTCCATGCGGCGGCGGCCCTTGCGCAAGAAGGCGCGCAAACGCTTGATCACCTCCGATGCGTGATTGGCGTGCACGGCGATTCGCTCCAGCCCCTGGGCCACCTTCTCGGCGGCCTCGGAATGACTGCCCAAGGCCTGCAAATAGCGCTGGCTGGCGTTGGCATAATTGACCACCGCCGCCAGTGGCTGATTCATCTCATGGGCAATGCCCGAGGCCAGTTCACCCAGGGTCACCAGGCGCGCCGTGTGAGCCAGTTCGTCCTGATGATGACGCTGCTGGGCTTCACGCAGCTCCCGTTCGGACTGGTCATGGGCCACCAGCGAATAGAAGCGCTCGCCACTGGCCGCGCGATGGGCCAGAAGCATCAGCGACACCGGCACCGAAGCCCCTCCGGCCGGCGGTTGCAGGCGAGCCTCGATGCTCCAGCGGCCACTGCGTTCGGCATAATCCCAGCCCTCCTGCTCCAGGCTGGCCAGCACCTCGGCGCTGAGAAAGGCATCCAGCGTTGGCAGGCTGTGTTGCGCATCCAACCCAAGGGTGCGGCGCGCCGCCGGGTTGAGGTAGGTCACCGCGCCATCGGGCTGGATGAACAGCACCGGGTCGGTATTGGCCTCCACCACCTCTGCCAGACGGCGCTTGTTTTCTTCGGCCTGGACCCGGGCGGTAATGTCCCGGGACACGCTGACCACTTCAACCACCGCGCCGGTGTAGGTTTCGCGAATGGCTCGGCACGCGGTCTCGAACCACAGGTAATGGCCGTCGCGATGGCGAATGCGGTAGGTCATGGTGTGATAGCCGTCCTGCTCCAGGGCGTCGCGGGTGCGTTGCATCAGGCCGGCCTGGTCCTGCCGATGAAACAGCGTGTGGGCCTGACGCCCGTGCAGCTCCTGCGGCCAATAGCCGAGCAAGGTCCAAGAAGCCAGTGACGCATCGAGAAAGCAGCCGTCCGGGGTATGGCGGGAAATCAGGTCGGTGGTGTTTTCGGTGATCAGCCGGTACAGGCGTCGCGCCTTGGCCGACTCGCGCTCGGCGAGGATCTGCGCGGTGGCCTGGCGACAGCGGGCCAGCACACGATTGGCCTTGGGGTCGGGGATGAACGTCCAGACCAGGATCTGCTCGGCAACCTGCACCTCCACGTTCTCGATGGCTCGCTGCTGGGTCAGACAGGCCTGGACCAGGTGCGCGTGGCTGACCGGTAACAGGCTCGAGGCATCAACCAACGACAGTTGCTCGAGCAGCGCCAGCAGCGCCTCGTTGAGCTCCAGCGGTCGGCCTCGCGAATCAAGCAATGCACTTGGCTGCGGGTCATGGCCGAGCAGCGGCGAATCGCGCAACTGGCCGCTGACGCTGGCCAATAGCAGACTCAGTAATTCGTGCACCGCCACCAGCCAGTCCTGCCCCACTTCGGGCTGTAGCTCAACCAGCAGCAAGCCTTGCTGCCCCGGCTGCAGGGCCAACGCCAGGACC
This window encodes:
- a CDS encoding iron-containing redox enzyme family protein, whose product is MQAFFKELDAIVDAGWAQIKQGAYWKFSLDNPTPPALYQQLMLQVYHYTRYNSVNQAACAFSADPEETTLLRFVYKHALEELGHERMVLRDLESVGLLPQAMPAPLAPTQALIAFLNDVAIRKGPIARLGYSYWAEDVYEHIQPILERFRADLGLKDEQMTFFVAHSTIDEKHAEEVRMAMQRAVKTEADRRQIKEVARVTLWLTGQLMEEALRAYLAGEEGLREAS
- a CDS encoding response regulator transcription factor, giving the protein MMDVAEQVVYVVDDDQGMLDSTVWLLESVGLRALSFTSGREFLEACNNPLNGCVLLDVRMPGMGGLNVQEEMRNRGLRLPVIFVSGHADVPIVVRAFKAGAHDFIEKPYNEQLLLDSVQQALSLADDSQTVSAGQARVQARLQSLTPRENDVLLPLVQGYTNREIADQLGVNVRTIDLYRSRVMKRMGAENLPQLVGMAIVAGLVDPLQLR
- a CDS encoding phenylacetate--CoA ligase family protein — encoded protein: MKEHLETFKKRYDPIHHAYWTDVLSDAELAAWHQAQLREVVGHVKRSSPFYSRHLAQVDERSLTLDDLATLPFTTKDDLREAGFDILSGPLEDSIFYYETTGTTGPATPCPRDRKESYASNRQLAMAYQAVIEKHFPGEKTVVGIMGPTEVHSFGDTLGDVCTQLDLCNAKIWPHSPVIGWPKALQLLKDLRIGVLASAPGLLLAMAKEAERQGLNPREDFALRAFMMSGELCTPALKNNLYSLWGAQAYNSLYGSQEAMIIAACNANDQLVPHRLNYIIEVLDPKSGESLGCTGDGELCVTMLIPGSKPLIRYRTGDLVSIQSRPGYAQSMRQTVKVVGRVKDAVQLNDRAFSAAQIEQALLEGVEQCLGYQIILSRANDRDTVIAKLEMSRFFEGDRGRLVLLIKERLRERLGVDATVMVVGDLAEHVNLGSWFSWKEARIVDQRQGQ
- a CDS encoding autoinducer binding domain-containing protein, yielding MDKHHSPACGRTQAERAATLAAFTSLAKDANRCDWERLLNKVLRQLGFGSYLISLGPATPRDTDPLAGLITTFPKRWLEHYRCDGLIEIDPILRHCRRELVPLFWDSERRRARGRSRHFWEQRELHGLRSGVSIPLRYEMLRGTLSVAFDDTQITEQKGFSNPAVYQLFMLIPYLLAGIRHQLQRPAQPRQDLTPKEMDCLYWASEGKTTWEISHILTCSERTIDFHLLNARRKLGSVSRQQAVSAAVACGLVMPTVGSVHDSDRGFRRSIS
- a CDS encoding anthranilate synthase component II, which translates into the protein MKVFLIDAYDSFVFIISQYLEQLGLETHVERHDVPDLIQRIEAFSPDFCVLGPGPGHPADVGYIEVIRHFQGRLPLLGVCLGHQAIGLAFGAQVCRAPHVMHGKVSTIENDGKGVYDHTQAQAIRATRYHSLMISEQPLPDCLEITSRSTDDGYVMGVRHRHLPVEGVQFHPESILTENGLDLFRSFIRCHVHK
- a CDS encoding TetR/AcrR family transcriptional regulator — protein: MPMAERCSRFAESRDKALELFASKGFGQVGMRELASHLGLTPGSLYHHYPSKQHLLADLIEEFFEELLATLGRIEQQPRDKRGNLQRLIRAHLKLHREMPWHFRLVERDSGCLNLEQQQRVQHLREQYERRLLLMLGTPRRLPSRAIAAAGHAIATLLNSAPSWLAHQPLEQHEHDELLENLLAGAIERLLASKVAAEPTLRVTAA
- a CDS encoding flavodoxin family protein yields the protein MNLTIIVGSSRPCGVSARVVALVRRHLGEEVAVDDIWLKDYRIDYCDADNACSDQDCQVQDDVGQLVARLDRADAVLYLPVMHAYGTNSRFQAFLERVGYGFLRPRERPLRDKLAAIAVVGRRYGHTAVFSQVALNVLLNKMILVGSGFPPCFQTQLAHDPEAEQALRETLDRLCEHHCRLNPPALATGKPERILRPIQFQKG
- a CDS encoding 3-hydroxybutyryl-CoA dehydrogenase — its product is MHLHTIGVIGAGTMGNGIAQVCALAGFEVTLLDISTSALEKALATVAKNLDRQIAKQTLSQAQKNLALDKIRTSTDYASLAGAQLVIEAATENLELKLRLLQQVASQVGSDCVIASNTSSLSITQLAAGVSHPERFIGLHFFNPVPVMGLIEVIRGLQTHDATHALALEMARRLGKTAITAGNRPGFVVNRILVPMINEAILVFQEGLASAEDIDAGMRLGCNQPIGPLALADLIGLDTLLAILEAFYEGFNDSKYRPAPLLKEMVAAGYLGRKSGRGFHAYG
- a CDS encoding anthranilate synthase component I family protein yields the protein MVLTVNKNLIGVNVLRREERRPTDALGIYANAREQLGRESVFILESLSGPSRDRRATIVGLEPLFEVRIDEGQAQLRGCAALCEHLSASLRQAGMQVDPEHKIHLPDSEAAWNLLRAIQATFQPASNAPSSLAFFGYFSYDCVRLIERLPDLAKQTYDYPLIALSVYQTLVYFHSNGIVETLINNHDLWSPRTLEDYPFLSSTPASEALAPLPYPEGFEEERTVTPEQFVERVEVAMEHIRAGDVYQIQLGHEIRIRSQVSPFDVYQNLRLRNPSPYMYLAHVGGIDLIGASPELFVRIKDDLIEMRPIAGTVGKKPGVDPTQLVLELTRSEKERAEHLMLIDLCRNDIGRVCQAGSLEVDEFMLVEEYSHLYHMVSNVRGLLRPGLDAFDVIKASFPAGTMSGAPKVRAMELIEGMESNRRGIYAGALGLVGFDGSVNTALCIRSTVFDEGTYHLRASAGVVADSVPELEWKETLYKMGSVYRAVTGQEIAL
- a CDS encoding AraC family transcriptional regulator, with amino-acid sequence MREKDSVAVYFVHTMIHALRDQPQRLAAILAEAGIDPALLGQPEARVPASAFAALWLIQIRELQDEFFQLDSHGMPVGSFALICRGLIQEPDLGKALRQCLGNFGLFLRDFRGSLSVRGKRAVISLQTCSVDPDARRFGEETFLVLMISLLCWLGGRRIPIDRADFRQSRLSLSDDALLWGPNLSFGAERTEIEFASRYLRLPVVQDLASLKVFLRSAPQWLVIRFRNQHGLATRLHQCLRHSHYSQWPTLEAFASDLRMSPSTLRRRLEREGSSFQEIKDEVRRGLAVELLRQTGSSISDIAEQTGFQEPSAFHRAFKKWTGESPGRYRARFQRSA